From the Solanum stenotomum isolate F172 chromosome 4, ASM1918654v1, whole genome shotgun sequence genome, one window contains:
- the LOC125861306 gene encoding uncharacterized protein LOC125861306: protein MAGIVQRMREMNIALHVAVTKKSLTAAVFSILFTISTLLNTLGSEESIYQKVSFEDFPLFSWYVRTREQINERAYFMSRCMNVGNKEALYKVGMMDFFKNNCPELALQRLWDAKKRGHNGATYVLAIIFIFAGGNDSSDAVKFIGQMKENLPQRRESKEWRESLINIIDNVWVSNSIFFMQRPDLCCTSERESPVRVNGWPVDSDEELDDQPCYEYACDVEVDHVFDILSKFGL from the exons ATGGCTGGGATAGTGCAGAGGATGAGGGAGATGAACATTGCTTTGCATGTAGCAGTGACGAAGAAATCTCTCACTGCCGCCGTTTTTAGCATTTTGTTTACTAT TTCAACGCTACTCAACACACTGGGAAGTGAAGAAAGCATTTACCAAAAGGTTTCATTTGAGGACTTCCCACTATTCTCTTGGTATGTGAGGACAAGAGAACAAATAAATGAAAGGGCTTATTTTATGAGTCGGTGCATGAATGTTGGCAATAAAGAAGCATTGTACAAAGTTGGGAtg atggatttttttaaaaataattgccCGGAGCTTGCATTGCAAAGGCTTTGGGATGCTAAAAAAAGAGGACACAATGGCGCAACATATGTGCTTgccattattttcattttcgcTGGAGGCAACGACAGTAGTGACGCGGTCAAGTTCATTGGCCAAATGAAGGAAAATCTCCCTCAAAGAAGGGAAAGTAAAGAATGGAGGGAGAGTCTAATCAATATTATAGATAATGTTTGGGTTagtaattccattttttttatgcaaCGACCAGACCTTTGTTGCACTAGTGAACGCGAAAGTCCTGTTCGGGTGAATGGATGGCCTGTTGACAGTGACGAGGAACTGGATGATCAACCTTGTTATGAATATGCTTGTGATGTTGAGGTTGATCATGTATTTGATATTTTGTCAAAGTTTGGATTGTAA